A genomic region of Mycobacterium senriense contains the following coding sequences:
- a CDS encoding ATP-dependent helicase, translating to MAYTWDAEAHAVLDAGARGQLRILGGPGTGKSSLLINAAVAQIDAGVNPESVLLLTGSGRMGMAERSALTTALLRSRSAGAGPAAVSEPLVRTVHGYAYAVLRRAAERAGEAPPRLVTSAEQDAIIRELLAGDLEDGPRATTAWPAQLRPALSTAGFATELRNLLARCAERGVDPQELERLGRRCRRPEWTAAGQFARQYEQVMLLRAAVGTAAPEATTPALGAAELVGAALEAFAVDPELLSAERGRIRVLLVDDAQQLDPQAARLVRVLAAGAELALIAGDPNQAVFGFRGGEAAGLLGGDAPSVTLTTSHRCAPAVARAVSGIAARLPGGSSGRQIDGAGAGEGSVTVRLAASVHAETATIADALRRAHLVDGVPWSQMAVIVRSVPRAGARLPRALAAAGVPVAAPAGHGPLSEEPAARALLTVLLATADGLDGQQALALLTGPIGRVDPVSLRQLRRTLQRANPDRAPADFADLLVEALSGDATPPGPQFAPLRKVRAVLDAAARSHRASDDPRYTLWAAWHRSGLQRRWLSVSERGGPAAAQATRDLESVTALFDVTDDFVSRTSGASLRGLVEHVAALALPGATPEPVGATEQVRVLSAHAALGHEWDFVVIAGLQDGLWPNTVPRGGVLATQRLLDVLDGIGADASVRAPLLAEERRLLVAAMGRARRRLLVTAVDSDTGGSGMEAALPSVFFAEIAHYADDDADSAGAQPVLAPRVLSAAALVGRLRGVVCAPEGAVDELARDCAATQLARLAKAGVPGADPAGWHGLTPVSTSEPLRGGDVVTLTPSTLQTLNDCPLRWLAERHGGSGPRDVRSAIGSMVHALIAEPHRSESELLAELDRAWKHLPIAAQWYSDNELARHRAMLEAFIEWRAQTRGALTEVGVEVEIEGTVATGDGGEVRLRGRVDRLERDAAGRLVIVDIKTGKTPVSKDDAQQHAQLAMYQLAVAEGLVGNGTDNAEPGGARLVYVGKTGASGVAEREQDPLTAPAGDEWREIIGRAAGATSGPQFIARRNDGCTHCPIRRNCPAHADGAQR from the coding sequence ATGGCTTACACGTGGGATGCCGAAGCGCACGCCGTCTTAGACGCGGGTGCGCGCGGTCAGCTGCGTATTCTCGGTGGGCCCGGCACCGGCAAGAGCAGCCTGCTGATCAACGCCGCGGTCGCCCAGATCGACGCCGGGGTCAACCCGGAATCGGTTCTGCTGCTTACCGGTTCCGGCCGGATGGGGATGGCCGAGCGCAGCGCGCTGACGACGGCGTTGTTGCGGTCGCGATCCGCCGGCGCAGGCCCGGCCGCCGTGAGCGAGCCACTGGTGCGGACCGTGCACGGGTACGCGTACGCGGTCTTGCGGCGCGCCGCCGAGCGCGCCGGCGAGGCGCCCCCGCGGCTGGTCACCAGCGCCGAACAGGACGCCATCATCCGGGAGTTGCTGGCCGGAGACCTCGAAGACGGACCGCGCGCCACGACGGCCTGGCCGGCCCAGCTGCGACCCGCGCTGAGCACCGCCGGCTTCGCCACCGAGCTGCGAAACCTGTTGGCCCGCTGCGCCGAACGCGGCGTGGATCCCCAGGAGCTGGAGCGGCTGGGCCGTCGTTGCCGGCGGCCGGAATGGACCGCGGCCGGCCAATTCGCACGCCAGTACGAGCAGGTGATGCTGCTGCGCGCCGCGGTGGGCACGGCCGCGCCGGAGGCCACCACGCCCGCGTTGGGCGCCGCCGAATTGGTCGGCGCCGCACTGGAAGCGTTCGCCGTCGATCCCGAATTGTTGTCCGCCGAACGCGGCCGGATCCGCGTCCTACTGGTCGACGACGCCCAACAGCTCGACCCGCAGGCCGCCCGCCTGGTTCGGGTGCTCGCGGCGGGCGCCGAGTTGGCGCTGATCGCCGGGGATCCCAACCAGGCGGTCTTCGGCTTCCGGGGTGGCGAAGCCGCCGGGTTGCTCGGCGGCGACGCGCCCTCGGTGACGCTGACGACGTCGCACCGGTGCGCCCCCGCCGTGGCGCGCGCGGTCAGCGGTATCGCCGCCCGGTTACCGGGCGGGAGCAGCGGCCGGCAGATCGACGGCGCCGGGGCAGGGGAGGGGTCGGTCACGGTGCGGCTGGCCGCCTCGGTGCACGCCGAGACGGCGACCATCGCCGACGCGCTGCGGCGCGCACACCTGGTCGACGGCGTGCCCTGGTCGCAGATGGCGGTCATCGTCCGGTCGGTGCCGCGGGCCGGTGCGCGGTTGCCCCGCGCATTGGCCGCCGCGGGGGTGCCGGTGGCCGCGCCGGCCGGCCACGGGCCGTTGTCCGAGGAGCCGGCCGCGCGCGCCCTGCTCACCGTGCTGCTGGCCACCGCCGACGGGCTCGACGGGCAGCAGGCGCTGGCGCTGTTGACCGGCCCCATCGGCCGTGTGGATCCGGTTTCGCTGCGCCAGTTGCGCCGAACACTGCAGCGCGCCAACCCCGATCGCGCACCGGCAGATTTCGCCGACCTGTTGGTCGAGGCGCTGTCCGGTGACGCGACGCCGCCGGGTCCGCAGTTCGCCCCGCTGCGCAAGGTCCGCGCGGTGCTGGATGCGGCCGCGCGCTCGCACCGCGCCAGTGACGACCCGCGCTACACCCTGTGGGCCGCCTGGCACCGGTCCGGGTTGCAGCGCCGCTGGCTGTCGGTTAGTGAGCGCGGCGGTCCCGCCGCGGCCCAGGCCACCCGGGACCTCGAGTCGGTGACCGCGTTGTTCGACGTCACCGACGACTTCGTGTCGCGCACCTCGGGTGCGTCGCTGCGCGGTCTGGTCGAGCACGTCGCCGCGCTGGCGCTGCCGGGCGCCACCCCCGAGCCCGTCGGCGCGACCGAGCAGGTCCGGGTGCTCAGCGCGCACGCCGCACTGGGGCACGAATGGGATTTCGTGGTCATCGCCGGCTTGCAGGATGGCTTGTGGCCCAACACCGTTCCGCGCGGCGGCGTGCTGGCCACCCAGCGGCTGCTGGACGTGCTGGACGGGATCGGGGCGGACGCCTCGGTGCGCGCGCCGCTGCTGGCCGAGGAGCGCAGGCTGCTGGTGGCGGCGATGGGCCGGGCCCGGCGCCGGTTGCTGGTGACGGCCGTCGACAGCGACACCGGGGGGTCCGGTATGGAGGCCGCGCTGCCTTCGGTGTTCTTCGCCGAAATCGCGCACTACGCCGACGACGACGCCGATAGCGCCGGGGCGCAACCGGTCTTGGCGCCGCGGGTGTTGTCCGCAGCCGCACTGGTGGGCCGGCTGCGTGGCGTGGTGTGCGCGCCCGAAGGCGCGGTGGACGAGCTCGCCCGCGATTGCGCGGCAACGCAATTGGCCCGGTTGGCCAAAGCCGGCGTGCCCGGCGCCGACCCGGCCGGGTGGCACGGCCTGACCCCGGTCAGCACCAGCGAACCGCTGCGCGGCGGCGACGTGGTCACCCTGACGCCGTCGACCCTGCAGACCCTCAACGACTGCCCGCTGCGCTGGCTCGCCGAACGGCACGGCGGGTCTGGGCCGCGCGACGTGCGTTCGGCGATCGGTTCAATGGTGCACGCCCTGATCGCCGAACCGCACCGGAGCGAATCGGAATTGCTGGCCGAGCTGGACCGCGCCTGGAAGCACCTTCCCATTGCGGCGCAATGGTATTCGGACAACGAGCTGGCGCGGCACCGCGCCATGCTGGAGGCGTTCATCGAGTGGCGCGCGCAGACCCGAGGCGCACTGACAGAGGTCGGCGTCGAGGTCGAGATCGAGGGGACGGTGGCCACCGGTGACGGCGGCGAGGTGCGGCTGCGTGGCCGGGTCGACCGGCTGGAGCGCGACGCCGCCGGGCGCCTGGTGATCGTCGACATCAAAACCGGCAAGACGCCGGTCAGCAAGGACGATGCGCAACAACACGCCCAGCTCGCCATGTATCAGCTTGCGGTGGCAGAAGGATTGGTGGGCAACGGGACCGACAACGCCGAGCCCGGTGGTGCGCGGCTGGTCTACGTCGGCAAGACCGGGGCGTCCGGAGTGGCCGAACGCGAACAGGATCCGCTGACCGCCCCCGCCGGCGACGAATGGCGCGAGATCATCGGGCGCGCGGCCGGCGCGACGTCCGGCCCGCAGTTCATCGCCAGGCGCAACGACGGCTGCACCCATTGCCCGATCCGGCGGAACTGCCCCGCCCACGCCGACGGGGCACAGCGATGA
- a CDS encoding alpha/beta fold hydrolase produces the protein MTAKLHVHRYGPSGPAQILALHGLTGHGQRWQHLSGFLPGIGIAAPDLVGHGRSSWAAPWTIDANVAALAALLDEQPGTPVVIVGHSFGGGLAMHLAAARPDLVAGLLLLDPAVGLDGDWMREIAEAMLSSPDYPDAEEARQEKVHGSWSDVEPALLDAEVDEHLIALPGGRYGWRVSLPAMMAYWSELARDTVLPPAKTPTVLVRAKRTTPPYVTDELIDDLARRLGSNFRLLDFDCNHMVPYAKPDEVAALTRELLEAR, from the coding sequence GTGACCGCGAAGTTGCATGTGCACCGCTACGGCCCATCCGGACCGGCGCAGATCCTGGCGCTGCACGGGTTGACCGGCCACGGTCAGCGTTGGCAGCATCTGTCCGGCTTTCTACCCGGAATCGGCATCGCCGCACCGGATCTGGTCGGCCACGGCCGGTCCTCGTGGGCCGCGCCGTGGACCATCGACGCCAACGTCGCGGCGCTGGCCGCGCTGCTCGACGAGCAGCCCGGCACCCCGGTGGTGATCGTGGGCCACTCGTTCGGCGGTGGGCTGGCGATGCACCTGGCCGCGGCCCGCCCCGACCTGGTGGCGGGGCTGCTGCTGCTCGACCCGGCGGTCGGGCTGGACGGCGACTGGATGCGCGAGATAGCCGAGGCGATGCTGTCCTCGCCCGACTATCCGGACGCCGAGGAGGCGCGCCAGGAGAAGGTGCACGGCTCGTGGTCCGATGTCGAGCCCGCCCTGCTGGACGCCGAGGTGGACGAGCATCTGATCGCGCTGCCGGGCGGGCGCTACGGCTGGCGGGTCAGTTTGCCGGCGATGATGGCGTACTGGAGCGAGTTGGCCCGCGACACCGTGCTGCCGCCGGCGAAGACCCCGACCGTCCTGGTGCGGGCCAAGCGCACCACCCCGCCCTATGTCACCGACGAACTCATCGACGACTTGGCGCGGCGGTTGGGATCGAATTTCCGGCTGCTGGATTTCGACTGCAACCACATGGTCCCCTACGCCAAGCCCGACGAGGTCGCCGCGTTGACGCGCGAACTGCTGGAAGCGCGCTGA
- a CDS encoding MGMT family protein, with protein sequence MAQVTDEQVERVRALVAAIPSGRVVTYGDIATVAGLSSPRIVGWIMRTDSSDLPWHRVITASGRPARHLTTRQLELLRAEGVLATDGRIALREVRYEFPDGH encoded by the coding sequence ATGGCGCAGGTGACCGACGAGCAGGTCGAGCGGGTGCGTGCGCTGGTCGCCGCGATTCCGTCCGGCCGGGTGGTCACCTACGGCGATATCGCCACTGTCGCAGGGCTTTCCAGCCCGCGCATCGTCGGCTGGATCATGCGGACCGACTCCTCCGACCTGCCCTGGCACCGAGTGATCACCGCCTCCGGGCGCCCGGCGCGGCACCTGACGACCCGGCAGCTGGAGTTATTGCGCGCCGAAGGCGTGCTGGCGACCGACGGCAGGATCGCGCTGCGCGAGGTTCGCTACGAGTTTCCGGACGGACATTAG
- a CDS encoding TIGR02569 family protein, with translation MTVEPPPDHVLSAFGLAGVKPVYLGASWEGGWRCGEVVLSLVADNARAAWSARVRETLFVDGVRLARPVRSTDGRYVVSGWRADTFVAGTPEPRHDEVVSAAVRLHEATGKLDRPRFLTQGPTAPWGDVDIFIAADRAAWEERPLASVPPGARVAPPTADAERSVELLHQLATLRKPTKSPNQLVHGDLYGTVLFVGTAAPGITDITPYWRPASWAAGVVVIDALSWGEADDGLIERWNALPEWPQMLLRALMFRLAVHALHPRSTAEAFPGLARTAALVRLVL, from the coding sequence GTGACAGTCGAGCCACCGCCAGATCATGTGCTGTCGGCGTTTGGTTTGGCCGGCGTTAAACCTGTCTATCTGGGGGCCAGCTGGGAGGGCGGCTGGCGGTGCGGCGAGGTCGTCTTGTCGCTGGTGGCCGACAACGCCCGCGCGGCTTGGTCCGCGCGAGTCCGGGAGACCCTGTTCGTCGACGGCGTTCGCCTGGCCCGTCCGGTCCGTTCGACCGACGGGCGCTACGTCGTTTCCGGCTGGCGGGCGGACACCTTCGTCGCCGGGACACCGGAGCCCCGCCATGACGAAGTCGTCTCCGCGGCGGTGCGTCTGCACGAGGCGACGGGCAAACTGGACCGGCCCCGATTCCTGACCCAAGGGCCCACGGCGCCGTGGGGCGACGTCGACATCTTCATCGCCGCCGATCGGGCGGCCTGGGAGGAACGGCCGCTGGCGTCGGTGCCGCCGGGCGCGCGGGTGGCCCCGCCGACGGCGGACGCCGAGCGGTCGGTGGAGCTGCTCCACCAGCTCGCCACCCTGCGTAAGCCGACCAAGAGCCCCAACCAGCTGGTGCATGGGGACCTTTACGGCACAGTGCTTTTCGTCGGCACCGCGGCGCCGGGAATCACCGACATCACCCCGTACTGGCGGCCGGCCTCGTGGGCGGCCGGCGTGGTCGTCATCGACGCGCTGTCCTGGGGGGAGGCCGACGACGGCCTGATCGAGCGCTGGAACGCCCTGCCGGAGTGGCCGCAGATGTTGTTGCGGGCGTTGATGTTCCGCCTCGCGGTGCATGCGCTGCACCCGCGGTCCACGGCCGAGGCGTTCCCCGGCCTGGCCCGCACCGCGGCGCTGGTCCGGCTGGTGCTCTAA
- the moeZ gene encoding adenylyltransferase/sulfurtransferase MoeZ, which produces MTTPLPPVVAPADQLSDDEVARYSRHLIIPGLGPDGQKRLKNARVLVIGAGGLGAPTLLYLAAAGVGTIGIVDFDVVEESNLQRQIIHGVADIGRSKAQSARDSIAAINPLVDVRLHEFRLDSTNAVELFGHYDLIVDGTDNFATRYLVNDASVLAKKPYVWGSIYRFEGQVSVCWEDAPDGRGLNYRDLYPEPPPPGSVPSCAEGGVLGIVCSSIASVMSTEVIKLITGLGDSLLGRLMIYDALEMTYRTIAIRRDPSEASRPTITELVDYEQLCGAVPGPVQDDASAITPRELRDWLDSGKELALIDVREPVEFDIVHIDGAQLIPQSLINSGEGLAKLPQDRLPVLYCKTGVRSAQALAVLRKAGFADAVHLQGGIVAWAQQMQPDMTMY; this is translated from the coding sequence GTGACAACGCCGCTGCCGCCTGTGGTGGCACCCGCAGACCAGCTCAGTGACGACGAGGTTGCCCGCTACAGTCGGCACCTGATCATCCCCGGCCTGGGCCCCGACGGTCAGAAGCGGCTCAAGAATGCCCGGGTGCTGGTGATCGGCGCGGGCGGGCTGGGCGCGCCGACGCTGCTCTACCTGGCGGCCGCCGGCGTGGGCACCATCGGCATCGTCGATTTCGACGTGGTCGAGGAGTCGAATCTGCAGCGCCAGATCATCCACGGGGTGGCCGACATCGGACGGTCCAAGGCCCAGTCGGCGCGCGACTCCATCGCCGCGATCAACCCCCTCGTCGACGTGCGGCTACACGAGTTCCGCCTGGATTCCACCAACGCCGTCGAGCTGTTCGGCCACTACGACCTGATCGTCGACGGCACCGACAACTTCGCGACCCGGTACCTGGTCAACGACGCGTCGGTGCTGGCGAAGAAGCCCTACGTGTGGGGGTCGATCTACCGCTTCGAGGGCCAGGTCTCGGTGTGCTGGGAGGACGCCCCCGACGGGCGCGGACTCAACTATCGCGACCTCTACCCCGAGCCGCCGCCGCCCGGCTCCGTCCCGTCCTGCGCCGAGGGCGGCGTGCTGGGCATCGTCTGCTCCTCCATCGCCTCGGTGATGAGCACCGAAGTGATCAAACTGATTACCGGGCTCGGTGACTCGCTGCTGGGCCGGCTGATGATCTACGACGCGCTGGAGATGACCTACCGCACCATCGCGATCCGCCGCGATCCGTCCGAGGCGTCGAGGCCGACGATCACCGAGCTCGTCGACTACGAGCAGTTGTGCGGCGCGGTGCCCGGGCCCGTCCAGGACGACGCGTCGGCCATCACCCCGCGGGAATTGCGCGACTGGCTGGATTCCGGCAAGGAGTTGGCCCTGATCGACGTGCGTGAGCCGGTGGAGTTCGACATCGTGCACATCGACGGGGCCCAGCTGATTCCGCAGTCGTTGATCAATTCCGGCGAGGGTCTGGCAAAGCTGCCGCAGGACCGCCTGCCGGTGCTGTACTGCAAAACCGGGGTGCGCTCGGCTCAGGCGCTGGCGGTGCTGCGCAAGGCCGGGTTCGCCGACGCGGTGCATTTGCAGGGCGGGATCGTGGCATGGGCGCAGCAGATGCAGCCCGACATGACCATGTACTGA
- a CDS encoding DUF3152 domain-containing protein: MRPSSRSSPQAEAVSDGGFGRATDGAGAGLCNPGEMTSPRPPRSTGRVPVLRDEWREPLRALRDPLAREAGRVRADRERPRQWRKQTWLGRFVSTYGWRAYALPVLVVLTAVVMYQTVTGAGAPKPTAGQPLQSLPAIGAVGTTIIDAPPRGLAAFDANLPAGTLPDGGPFTEAGDKTWHVVPGTTPQIGQGTAKVFRYTVEVENGIDPTMFGGDDSFAQMVEQTLGNPKGWTHNPQFAFIRIDNGKPDFRISLVSPVTVREGCGYEFRLETSCYNPVFGANREARVFINEARWIRGAVPFEGDIGSYRQYVINHEVGHAIGYLHHEPCEQQGALAPVMMQQTFSTSNNDAAQFDPDIVKADGKTCRFNPWPYPIA; this comes from the coding sequence ATGCGACCGTCATCGCGGTCGTCGCCGCAGGCAGAAGCGGTGTCGGACGGCGGATTCGGGCGCGCCACGGACGGCGCGGGTGCCGGGCTGTGTAATCCTGGGGAAATGACGTCCCCGCGGCCCCCGCGCAGCACAGGTCGCGTGCCGGTGCTGCGCGACGAGTGGCGCGAGCCGCTGCGGGCGCTGCGCGACCCCCTGGCGCGGGAAGCCGGACGGGTCCGGGCGGACCGTGAGCGGCCGCGCCAATGGCGCAAACAGACCTGGCTGGGGCGGTTCGTTTCCACCTACGGGTGGCGCGCGTACGCCCTACCCGTCCTGGTGGTGCTCACCGCGGTGGTGATGTACCAGACGGTGACCGGCGCGGGCGCGCCGAAGCCGACGGCCGGCCAGCCCCTCCAGAGTCTGCCGGCGATCGGCGCGGTGGGCACCACGATCATCGACGCCCCGCCGCGCGGGCTCGCCGCGTTCGACGCCAACCTGCCGGCGGGGACCCTGCCCGACGGTGGCCCGTTCACCGAAGCGGGCGACAAGACCTGGCACGTCGTGCCCGGCACCACACCGCAGATCGGCCAGGGCACCGCAAAGGTGTTCAGGTACACCGTCGAAGTGGAGAACGGCATCGACCCGACCATGTTCGGCGGCGACGACTCCTTCGCCCAGATGGTCGAGCAGACGCTGGGCAACCCGAAGGGCTGGACGCACAACCCGCAGTTCGCGTTCATCCGGATCGACAACGGCAAACCCGACTTTCGGATCTCGCTGGTGTCCCCGGTGACCGTGCGCGAGGGGTGCGGCTACGAATTCCGGCTCGAGACCTCTTGCTACAACCCGGTATTCGGCGCCAACCGCGAGGCGCGGGTCTTCATCAACGAGGCGCGCTGGATACGGGGAGCCGTGCCGTTCGAAGGCGACATCGGCTCCTACCGCCAGTACGTGATCAACCACGAGGTCGGCCACGCCATCGGATACCTGCACCACGAGCCGTGCGAGCAGCAGGGCGCCCTGGCGCCGGTGATGATGCAGCAGACCTTCTCGACGTCGAACAACGACGCCGCCCAGTTCGATCCCGACATCGTCAAGGCCGACGGGAAGACCTGCCGGTTCAATCCCTGGCCGTACCCGATCGCCTAG
- a CDS encoding TetR/AcrR family transcriptional regulator, whose amino-acid sequence MSELAKVPARRAVRSADRGRPADGSAVSNRRGNRLPRDERRGQLLIVASDVFVDRGYHAAGMDEIADRAGVSKPVLYQHFSSKLELYLAVLARHVENLVSGVQNALSTTTDNRRRLHSAVQAFFDFIEHDSQGYRLIFENDYVTEPEVAAQVRVATESCIDAVFALISEDSGLDPHRARMIAVGLVGISVDCARYWLDSDRPISKADAVDGTVQFAWGGLSHVPLTRS is encoded by the coding sequence ATGAGCGAACTCGCCAAGGTGCCGGCGCGCCGCGCCGTCAGATCGGCTGACCGCGGTCGGCCGGCGGACGGATCCGCGGTTTCCAACCGGCGGGGCAACCGGTTGCCCCGTGACGAGCGGCGCGGTCAATTGCTCATCGTGGCCAGCGACGTGTTCGTCGACCGCGGCTACCACGCGGCGGGCATGGACGAGATCGCCGACCGTGCCGGGGTCAGCAAACCCGTCCTGTACCAACACTTTTCGAGCAAGCTCGAGCTGTACCTGGCGGTGCTGGCGCGGCACGTGGAGAACCTGGTCTCGGGTGTTCAGAATGCGCTGAGCACGACCACCGACAACCGGCGCCGGTTGCACTCCGCGGTGCAGGCGTTCTTCGATTTCATCGAGCACGACAGCCAGGGTTACCGGCTGATCTTCGAGAACGACTACGTCACCGAACCCGAGGTGGCCGCCCAGGTGCGCGTCGCCACCGAATCCTGCATCGACGCGGTCTTCGCGTTGATCAGTGAGGATTCCGGGCTGGACCCACACCGGGCCCGGATGATCGCGGTCGGGCTGGTCGGCATCAGCGTCGACTGCGCCAGGTACTGGCTGGACTCGGACCGCCCGATCTCCAAGGCGGACGCCGTCGACGGCACCGTCCAGTTCGCCTGGGGTGGACTGTCACACGTGCCGCTGACCCGCTCTTAA
- a CDS encoding DUF3107 domain-containing protein produces the protein MEVKIGITDSPRELVLSSTQTPAEIEELVSAALSDGSGLLRLSDERGRRFLIHTTKIAYVEIGVADARRVGFGISAESGKHAGKGH, from the coding sequence GTGGAGGTCAAGATCGGTATCACGGATAGTCCGCGCGAGCTGGTCCTTTCCAGCACCCAGACGCCCGCAGAGATCGAAGAGCTGGTCAGCGCCGCGCTGAGCGACGGGTCGGGCCTGCTGCGCCTGAGCGACGAGCGGGGCCGCCGCTTCCTGATTCACACCACCAAGATCGCGTACGTCGAGATCGGCGTCGCCGACGCGCGCCGGGTGGGCTTCGGGATCAGCGCCGAATCCGGCAAGCACGCCGGCAAGGGGCATTAA
- a CDS encoding MmpS family transport accessory protein, with amino-acid sequence MGTTLPHLDDRIRDYPDDDVDDACETDPHLNADYNWTGWPADSRWRPATAVVGAVVALGAIATAVIINSGDSASTKATLGAPAPHPLTSAPATTKASAPPKASPGPSQLPAETFTTVTTPSAPPVAPPAVAAPTVAPPLAAAPPTAALNPRTVLYSVNGTKQLLDLVNIVYTDARGVPQTEFNVSLPWSKVVVLNPGVQTESVVATSFYGQLSCSIFNAAGQRVVASTDASNMATCAR; translated from the coding sequence ATGGGTACCACACTGCCGCACCTTGACGACAGGATCCGGGACTACCCCGACGACGACGTTGACGACGCCTGCGAAACCGATCCCCACCTGAACGCCGACTACAACTGGACGGGCTGGCCCGCCGACTCGCGCTGGCGTCCCGCCACGGCGGTGGTGGGCGCGGTGGTAGCCCTGGGCGCCATCGCCACCGCGGTCATCATCAACAGCGGCGACAGCGCGTCGACCAAGGCCACGCTGGGTGCACCCGCTCCCCACCCGTTGACCTCGGCACCCGCGACGACTAAGGCCTCCGCGCCGCCCAAGGCCTCCCCCGGCCCGTCCCAACTGCCGGCCGAGACCTTCACGACCGTCACCACGCCCAGCGCCCCGCCCGTCGCACCGCCGGCGGTGGCCGCGCCCACCGTCGCGCCGCCGCTCGCCGCGGCGCCGCCGACGGCCGCGCTGAACCCGCGCACCGTGCTCTACAGCGTGAACGGGACCAAGCAGCTGCTGGACCTGGTCAACATCGTCTACACCGACGCGCGGGGCGTGCCGCAGACCGAGTTCAACGTGTCGCTGCCGTGGTCGAAGGTCGTGGTGCTGAACCCGGGCGTGCAGACCGAATCGGTCGTCGCGACCAGCTTCTACGGTCAGCTCAGCTGCTCGATCTTCAACGCCGCCGGTCAGCGGGTCGTCGCGTCGACCGACGCCTCGAACATGGCGACCTGCGCGCGCTGA
- a CDS encoding ferritin-like fold-containing protein → MTRPSCQPSQADLDADPIDDSSAPRLSADHPGVNELFAVLAYGEIAAFYRLTDEARMAPDLRGRISMASMAAAEMQHYEQLRDALEGRGVDVVPAMSKYVSALENYHRLTMPSTWLEALVKTYVGDALAADLYLEIADGLPDEVADVVRAALSETGHSQFVVAEVRAAVTSSGKQRSRLALWSRRLFGEAITQAQYLLADHDELVDLVMASAGGLGQLNAFFDRMQQTHDRRMHELGLS, encoded by the coding sequence ATGACCCGGCCCTCCTGCCAGCCCTCCCAAGCCGATCTGGACGCCGACCCAATCGACGATTCCTCCGCCCCGCGGCTGTCGGCCGATCACCCGGGTGTCAACGAGTTGTTCGCGGTCCTGGCCTACGGCGAGATCGCCGCGTTCTACCGGCTCACCGATGAGGCCAGGATGGCCCCCGACCTGCGCGGACGGATCTCGATGGCCAGCATGGCCGCCGCCGAGATGCAGCACTACGAGCAGCTGCGCGACGCGCTGGAAGGCCGCGGCGTCGACGTGGTGCCGGCAATGTCTAAGTACGTCTCGGCGCTGGAGAATTACCACCGGCTGACGATGCCCAGCACGTGGCTGGAGGCCTTGGTGAAGACCTACGTGGGCGACGCCCTGGCGGCCGATCTGTACCTGGAGATCGCCGACGGTCTGCCCGACGAGGTTGCAGACGTGGTGCGCGCGGCGCTGTCGGAAACCGGGCACTCGCAGTTCGTCGTCGCCGAGGTGCGCGCCGCGGTGACGTCCAGCGGCAAGCAGCGCAGCCGGCTGGCGCTGTGGTCACGCCGCCTGTTCGGCGAAGCGATCACGCAGGCCCAGTACCTGCTGGCCGACCACGACGAGCTGGTCGACCTGGTGATGGCGAGCGCGGGGGGCCTGGGCCAGCTCAACGCGTTCTTCGACCGGATGCAGCAGACCCACGACCGGCGCATGCACGAACTGGGCCTGAGCTGA